The genomic segment CATTTTTTGAATGATGACAGGACTGGTCATCCCTGTCCACCAACCATTATGCATCTTACAAATGCGGGAATTGAGATTGTATAAATGGGATCTTAATGTTAATATAAAGAATTatgatgtttatatttttactACTTCAGCGATTGACATAGTATAGGATCCCTTGATCTACGCATTGTGGCCTTTCTCAATAGTCCATTTATTTTAGACAAGTAATGGTTTCTCCCTCGCTTCCAAACCTATCAATAACCTTAAGAAATAGTTCACTGTATCTGGAAGTCGAAGTATTCTGTCTATCCTTTATAAATAATCTGTTAAAAGCTTTCTGTGAAAAGGTCTCATGCCAGTTGATAAAGTGAATTGCGTTCTTTTGTCATCCTGCAGTTGGGAATTTGGATTTATGGAATATCAATTTTGTCTTAATAAATGTGTTTTGGACACATATTTCTAACGCTTTCATACTATTTAATTGTTAATGTGGCATTTTGATCTTCctgaattatattttatatgcatgCATGAAATGTATTATTTAAGAAGTCATGATGTTATTAATTggtttttttggaaaaaatgaTCATCTGCTTGCTAAAATTGGTTAATCCAAAATCTTTGATAACTATTTTTGATTATAAAGGTTGCATAATGAGATTTCCATGTTCTTTTTATCTCAATCCGTTGCCAAATTTTAGAATTTCTGGATGCATTCAgtaatttgatttattttttgaataccTACTAATCAAGAAATACTCTTGTTTTAGGGAACCTTTGATAACCAATATCATGTGGAGGAATTTGTTAATTCAGGTATCATTTCCTTTTGTCATGACCATGCTAATTGGATGGTGAGATGAATAGCTTTTGGTATTTTTGAATCGCAAGATGGTACAATAAATAGATTTATTTTTTCACCCTTCCTCTCACGTTAAGCTAGAGACCAGTAAATTTGTGCCTAGAATGTAATAAGTAATAACCTAGGTGTACACGTACAAGTTGATTGGTATCAAGCAACAAAGGACATATAATAGCTACTTAATGAAATTTAAGGGGTCATGAATTTCCAATCTCTTGACTCTGATACAATTTTGAAATCATCGAACAAAAACTAAAGCCATGGGAGGTGGTATATTCGATAGTTAAATCCATtcacatgtatgtttaattTTTGTCGTAATTTAATCCACGTGTGTTTATTTTTTGTCTTAATTTTTCTCATCGGATTATTTTAGGCTTTTTATCAAGTCACTGTCCTCTTAGTTCTCAATTTCCGAGGAAATAAGATACTGAATCTGGAACATGAGACCAAAGATCGTGCTTTCAAAGTAAAGAATACACTAATATTCAATGCATTCGTCCTCTGTCAGGTATGTTGACAAGGCTAGTAAAAAGATTTATTGCAGCTTATGCTACTTGAGTGTTGGAAATGTATGGACAGGTGGAATATGGCTATCTACCATGACAGGACATTGAACATACCCCAAATATACCGTTTGTTTTGGAAATCTGTTGCTCTTTATTTTAATGGTGGCTGATATTTATGTGAAATTAGCTAGGAAAACCTATTTGATTGTGATTGTGGGAAATATGCTCGTTAGATAATTCTATCAGTTTTTTATATCTCCTTATTCCTATTTCATAAGGGTGAAAGGGTATTGATTAGACAGTAACATTGTGGCACAAGCACAGCGAGCAGGTTGCAAATTGTTCAGCCATAGACATCTTGTCACATATCATCTTGCGCCAGTTCTAGTAACTTGAGATCTGAAATTAGGAaggatgaaaaaaaaaattgtgaaattGTGTAGAAAATTTTATAGAACATGGAAGTTATCAATGAATTCAGTATTCAAATCTTACTGAACCTAGGTCAGACAAGAATTATGTTTATTTAGGTAAAATCAATTAATgaaaaatcaaatcaacaacCAAACTCAAACTATAAGCATCTCTATGCACGATGAAGATTTGTACGGCCAGTATTTCTGGTGACTTGTAATGGCAATTTATATTATCCTCAAAAAATTGTGATGTTTCGAACTGAAATTCTCTCAATCTCTTATAATTGTAGATATTCAATGAAGTTAATGCTCGAAAGCCCGATCAGATCAATGTTTGGAAAGGAGTCACTAAGAACCATCTCTTCATGGGAATAATTGGTCTCGAAGTGGTGCTTCAGGTATtctttttcttcccaaattAATAGATAACTGCCTTATTTCCTTAGTGAACTATCATCTTCACTCTTGTTTTATATTTAACATCTCTGTATATATACACTTTCTTGCTATCCAGGTCATCATAATCTTTTTCCTGGGGAAATTTGCTTCAACTATACGTCTAAGTTGGAAACTGTGGcttgtttctattgtcatagGTTTGGTCAGGTCTGTATATCATTGCCCTCACTTTCGAGTTTCATGCTTCTTCATTCGCAACATATCTAAAATGCTAGGATCAATATCTTTAGTTGCAACACAGATAAGATCCCATTATCAACTTTGCAATATTCATGGGAGCTTATGTTGAATGTTACTTATTGATTACCAGCTGGCCTCTTGCTATTGTTGGAAAACTGATTCCTGTTCCTGAAAGACCTTTTGGTGAATACTTCAAGAAGAAATCCCGGTGATGGTAAATCTGAGATATCTTTGGTCTTAAGAATCGCCTTAAAAAACTGTTTCAATTCATTAATATATGTATTATATCTCTATGGTTTTACAGGTTAATGACGAGGGATCCTTATAGAAATTGCTGTGGTATATGCCAGCTCAAGTGTTCATAAAGATAGTACAGACTTTACTAACTTTACAACGGCAAGTTTCTGGTCTCTGGGTAGCGGAGTGGCCTAATCTTTTTCGTGTGAATAAGTACTACTATTTTCTAAGTTAATTCGACAATTTTTCTTGGTAGTATGTGAAACGAGCCACCGCTGGATTTTTAGTTCTGGAAATCGACTGTTTCATTCATTGGTGTGAAAAATGTATGATATTTGTTGCTTTTTGGTTGAACATTTGGTGGCTTTTAATGTTTTGTTGACGCTGACAATGTCCATAGGACTCGAAACAAACTTAAAATCGACCATTATATATTTGGTGATTGGTGTTCGTTTATCTTGTGCATATAATAAACAAGATAAGCTGTATTTAATCTAGTCTAATCTGTAATGATCATGGACCTTAGGTTGACCCAACATGAGTCTCATCCATACCCATACATTACCACTGTCATGTTATGGGTAGTAGGTTGGTTAAATATGAGTTGTAACTCACACATGCAACGACATTCATAAAATATCTTACATTAGCAAGTAGAATTTTTCGCATATATTCAAATCCAAGATTTATAGCCTCAAGTATTTAGATTCTTAGAGTGTGGGTATCAATTGAGCTACTAGTCTATATTGACTCGTCAGTTTTGTCGACATGACAGAGAATTATGGAAGATAATATTGGgacaaaaaatcataaaatatactattttgagttttcttttctttgtttgtttgtttatttatttttgaaaaaaattattagggtgTTTTCAACCCTTTCCCTGGAgtcagaaagaaaaaaaaaaaaacccattcCCTGAAGTCCAACACCGAGTTCATCTTTTTTTCAGGACATAAGACAAGGTAAGAATTCACGTAGTAAAAGAAATTACACTAGGTATAAGGTTTTTTGTTGTTTGAGATTTGAGATAATGTTGTCAGTTATAATGTCATAGTTAAGCatgtaaatcataaattaaattagaataTGTTTTTTTTGAAACGGTCTtacaaatttttatttgtgagacgagcTAATCTTGTTtttatttacaataaaatgtaatatttttgagataaaaataatatttttttatgaagtgATTCAAATATAATATCTGTATCACGAAATTGACACATGAGagtgtctcacaaaattgagtTTTGTGATTAAAGTATTAGATTTCGCCAATGAACAAATAAATACTATATGAATCAGTATGAAATCTatcaaagtaaaaaaaaaaacagacacCAAACATGGAGTAGATATGTATGAGAATCGAAGTGATAGgatttttcaaatatatattatgatttACCCTTATTTATTCACACGCATACACCTTCAAGCAGTTATCGTGATTACCTTAACTTGTTTTGTTTGGCGACTTCAGTATATCAATTATCTACGGAATAAATTAATATGATATCAATTAATAAAATAGGTATCTTGTgatacgatctcacgaatttttatctgtaagacgagtcaatcctactggtattcacaataaaaaataatactcttagcataaaaaataatattttttcatgaatgactcaaataagatatccgtttcataaaatacgacccgtgagaccgtctaacacaagtttttgtcccaATTAATATTttgcataaataatttatttccaTCTGTGTTCCAAGGACTCAGAAGAAATTGAATTGTGATGATGCCATGATATGGTTGATGCACAATAATCGGCCCAAACAAGTCgcaatttgattaattaaagcAGTGTGAAATCTTTGTTCTGTGTTATTTGTCGAAGGCTTAAAACCTCTTTGTATTTGTGCATAGTCGCCCGATGGACAAATATTAAAATCGAATTTACAGATACATTTTAGtccacataatttttttatttgggaaaaaattatttctaatactttttaaaaacaattaaattgaCGTGTCACTTCGAATAAAAGTAtattcatttaattaatctaattatttGTATTACAATCAATcaaaatttgacaaaaacttgtgtgatacagtatcacgggtcgtattttgtgagacgaatctcttatttgggtccttcatgaaaaaatattactttttatgctaaaagtattactttttattgtgaatatcggtagaattgacccgtatcacagataaaaattcgtgagaacGTTTTACAAGAGAGCTACTATCAAAATTTAGCCAAATAGTTAAGTTAGATATACTATATACTAGTGGACTGACGCACACGTTACGTGCTTatacaatatttttcataattataaaaaatagtgaGAGACTACACtgcaattttgatatatgaattaaaaataaagaaaagaataaaaaaaactcatatatatatatatatgtatgtatgtatattgtcaaacattttaattttatataatataaaaagaattttatttaattggtgACCTAAATTCACCTCAGCTCCACCCCTCTGGTCGTCCTTCAACTCACCGGCAAAAATGTCAACTTCAAGCTCCACCACTGCGACCCAACCCAATCCATCATCCGACTCGATTGACCCGATTTTCCAGTCTCATCCGATTGCTACCTTTCTCTGTCCTCCGGCCGCCGCGTCTCCGCCTGAAGCTGCCGTCCTTCACTCTCCCTTCCTCCATGACAGTATTCTCCCTGGTCCTCCTCACATACTTCATGGTCGTATCCGGTATCGTCTACGACGTAATTGTCGAGCCACCGGGCATCGGATCCACCCAGGATCGCTTCACTGGGTCGGTTCGACCTGTGGTCTTCCTTCCGGGCCGGGTGAATGGCCAGTACATCATCGAGGGTCTCTCGTCGGGGTTCATGTTTGTTCTGGGAGGCATCGGAATCGTGCTGTTGGATCTGGCGCTGGATAAGAACAGGGCGAAGAGCGTGAAGGTGTCTTACGCGTCAACTGGGGTTGCTTTTGTTGTGATTTCTTATGTTATGAGTATGCTTTTTATTCGCATTAAGATCCCGGCATATCTTcggtgatttacagttttattaTGAGAAAAATTAGCTTCTGTTATTTTTGGGGGTTTATAATTGTAATGCGCTGAGAATTGGATGATGGAGAAACCCTTTTGTTTCACTGTTATTTCTTAGCTCTATCACGATTTAGAAGTAAAGGAAAAGGCCTAAACAATTCAGTGCAGATGCTTAATTTTTTGAATGCTTGGGAACCTGTTGCCGAAATGTGTGATTTTCCTTTTCGTCCCCAAGTAAAGTTAGTTCTAATCTTGTTATGGATGAACCACATTTTATTTGTAATTCTTGCTTGTAATTGAAACAAAAAACTTTGTATTTTGAAGTAGAAATCATTAAGTAATGTAGATTAGATGCAGAGTATGTTTGTGTGATAAGTGAGCACCTTCGTCTGTCATAAGGTGAATATTAGAAATTCTACATTGTTTGCGTGACACACATCCTTGTTGGATTTACTCGAGCGTTTCGCTTTACCAAGTCCTTGCTTATAAGTTTATCGTTTATTGTTTTAATGCCTATTTAGAGCTGGGCTCCTGTTACATGGTGAATATTTATCTGATACTGAACTTGTTCTTAGCTATAGCGATTCCTGAAGTGTCTTTATTACATAGACCACATAAAAGTCTGCTGTTTGCCTGTAAAACGTTGGCCATGATTCATGTTGTGTGGAGAAACAGTTGAGGCTCCAAAGGGACTTTTGAATGTGTTTTACTAGCAAAGAGTGTCCAGTAGGATTGAAGATAAACATAAAAAGTCTTTTGTTGGGATATCTGCTTCTGGGGTTTATGGAATAATTTAGGTTGTGTCGTATCTGCTTATTCCAAAGCACTATTATGTTTAGGGAAGTTCGCACTCGGTCAAGAACGGACTACAAGGGTCAGCTACCCAGCTAGCTAGACCTGTATGACAAGATTTGCTTGAGTTTGTGGGGACGTTCGTTACTATACTCTTGAAGATACGCTAATGTACTAATAACATAGAGCATATATGTGATCAAGTGAATGACTAGGTATTTGATGTGGACCTTAACTGTTTATCATGTCTTTATTTGATTCAATAAATTTAGAACATGCTCCCAAGGGTGACAATGACGTTGAAAGACATCCTAGAATTTCTCGTGGAAATGATTTTGCATCCGAGCACATGGTTCTTCAAATTGGATGCTACAGAAATTTTATCTTCGCAGGCCTTGGCATTCTCTTTATGGTAAAGACAGAGAAGGCCGTGACGCCATATCTGTTTTTTGCTAGTATTAAACTTAAAGCATACGGGTGGCCATTTGTTTACTTGATCTCATTCAGTTTTCTCTTGTGATTTATTTGTTCCAATTTTCTTTATCTTGCTATACAGGTATTGGGTTTTTCGGgtttcataattttaagagAATTTTAACTTGTACATCCTTGTTGGTATGCCTAAATATGGGACCTAACTGTGATCCTTCATTGATTTCCTTGTGGCTTTAGATGATGATTTGTGAAACCATTATTGATGTAGGTCGTATAAAATACCCGTTCATtgatatcataaaaattcatctATCCAAGCACaacttaaaatttaaaagatatATAAGATAAATTTTGATATAAAGCTTGAAGAGTTGAATTGTAATAAAAGATGCCTAACACTATATTTTCTTGCGGAAGATCCGTGGCCCGTCCCAATTTGCACTACACCAAAAGGTCTTAATTGGCTCTTTTTCGTCTTCGTTGATCATACATACTTTGTGATGCATTGTTattgattaaattatataaaatattttatttttcaaattttttatcgTTGTTTCACAAATATCACTTACTAATATATTTATGAAATtcctttaaaaaatatatttatgaaattaaatttctaaattttattattttgctttttttttttaattctattATTTAAGATTATTTTAAGAGTATGTctcatgtgagacggtctcacgaatctttatctgtgagacaggtcaattctactgatattcacaataaaaagtaatatttttaatataaaaaataatatttttttcatggatgatccaaataatagattcgtctcacaaaatatgacccctgagattgtctcacacaagtttttatcttattttaaatattggaGATGGAGAGTCTGGAAACGTGTCATACTGACTTAAAGCGTGTTtggtttcatttttcttttcaagtgTTTTTTTTTAGCttaatgtgtgtgtgtttttagtAAAAGTGTCTTTGTGTTTGGATAATTAGATAAGAAAAACttctttaattaataaaaatttatcattTGGGATTTTGGAAAATCACTCATTTAGTTTAATTAAGTGTTTAAATCACTACAAACCCATCCGAACActtataattataaaaacatttttttaattaaaaaaatatacttttctttcTTAATTACTCTAGTTTTTTAATCTAAATGGCTCTCCGATAGGGGTGAGCATTCGGTCGATTCGGTTATCGAATGAATCGAATTAACCATACTCGAATCGAACCGAAAAATTTAGCAATAATCGAACCGatcgaattaatttttataaccGATGAAAACTTAAACTCACAGAGTGGTTTTATACTAccgaattaaaaaataataagaataataataattatattatttgattTGCTAAAAATCTCTTTGCAACAGTTTCCCAATTCAATGGAGGAACAACAGAGCCAGAAAGCTCACAGCTCCGGCGAAGCATTTTTTCAATGCGCTGCCGTGTTCTTCCCATACCTTCTTCCCGTCGAACTAGCATCAATTTCGTCGACCTGTAATACCTTGTACCAAATCGCGAAGCTAGTAACCGCGAGAAGAACCTCGGATGCTTCCAGAAACTTCGAGAACGTTCCAATCCCTTTTCTCAATCCCATAGCGGGCGATTCGCAACCATACCCTTACTTTCTCTACACCCCAACGCAGGTTCTCCAGATGAAGCCCGACTTACGCCAGCCATGGGGCTCCGACAATGAATCGCAAATGTGTCAGGGACATACTCGACCCGACCCGTTTCTTTTCCGGGTCGAGGGTGGAATTGATTGTGGATGTGTTGATAAGGGTGGGATTTGTGATAATTGTCCTTGTACGGAGTGTGGTCCAAGTTGTATGTGTGACTTTGGATGTGGGAACAGGATGACTCAGGGAGGGGTGTCCGTTAAATTGAAGATTGTGAAAGATGATAGAAAGGGTTGGGGTTTGTATGCTGCTGAGTTGATTCCTGAGGGAAAGTTTGTGTGTGAATATACAGGTAAATTAGATTTTgaagttgattttttttataggcCGATGTTTAAAAGATGTTGATCTAATGTTCTTGAACTTGAAGGTGAAATTATCTCTACCAAAGAATCTAGACAACGACAGCAGAAATATGATGAACTTGCATCAAATGGATGCTTGACCCCCGCTCTGTTGGTTGTGAAGGAGCATTTTCCATCTGGGAATGTATGCATTAGGATCAACATTGATGCAACAAGAATCGAGAACGTTGCACGATTCATTAATCACTCTTGCGATGGCGGAAATCTTGACACGGTGATTGTACGAAGTACTGGGTCTTTGTTGTCTCGTGTTTGCTTCTTTGCTTTGAGAGAAATTCAGGAGAATGAAGAAATTTCATTTAGTTATGGATGTTTTAGGCTCAAACCAAATGGCCAACGATGTTTTTGTGATACTTCTTATTGTACTGGATTTCTTCCATCagaacatacttgaacatatacAAATTTACACAAAATAATCTTTTGTTGTGTGCAATAATCCATTTGGAAGTTAGTTTAACTTTGTTTGACTGTGCATACCTTGTTATATGTGAACGAAGAATGAAACACGATCTATCTTTGTTCTTACTAGCTATTTTCTGGTGATGATTATTTACCATGTAAGAAATTGAAACACAAAAGGTTATTTCGTGTTTAACTGTAGATGTTCGGGTGTGTTGTGATGGTAGGAACTCGGCACAAGAGAAGCACTACATAAATATTGTCGGGTGTTTGACCTAAGCCTAAAACTTTCGTAACTAAAAGAAAGAGCTCTTCATTTTTCTGAATTTCTTTGGAAGCAAAGAAACCCAGAACTGTGCACGATCTATGTGTCAAGATTTCCACCATCGCAAGGATGGTTGATGAATTTTGCAACGTTCTTGACTCTTGTTACATCGATGTTGTCATAATGCATGTGTTTCCAGATAGAAGATGTTTTTTCGAAACCAACAAAGAAAGCCACAATAATTTGGTCTTAGAAGATGGAACTTGGAAGCATCATCCAGCCCGTACGTCATGCTGTATCTAATCTtgctaataatttttttgatgaaaattttgttatgttgtATTTTCTTATGAGAAATGCCAATCTCTACGCAAAGAGAGATTCAACAAAATCAATATCTTTTTGTCAATCAACATATCCACTAACATGAAAAAGCAAAATGATACCAGCATCACTTGGCATACCAGTTTATAACCTCATTTTTTCCTTTGTTATTCTGAAACAAACTTTCATAAGTGCTGAAACAtcaaatatctggcacaaaaaGTAGAGATTACAATCTGGTTGGTCGAGGCTTTTAACTGAAAAGAAGAAGCGCCTGTTACATCCATTATTTGATACTGCGCTTTAAGCGTGCAGATTTCAGAGATAGAGTTGGAGAGCTCTCACTGCTTTGGGAATCACCCCTCCATGCATCCTGAACCTGAGAAGCAAATTGCAAATTCCATAGAACATCTTCAATGGAAGGTCTATCAGCTGGATCCTTTGTCAAACATCTACAGCATAGCTCCATCATTGTTTTCAATGATTCACCCGAGCACAAGTTTCTAATCGCTGGATCAACTATGCTGTTTCTTGATGTATCATCCGCTATTTGTTAGTTTTGCGGCCCACGTGCcacattattattaaatatctaATTTATGGTTTAATAGATAATacttattattaaatgaataagaaggatatCATAGGACCTTCCTTTCAACTCACTGGAAGTTGAATTGATCAGAGTGGTTTTATACTACTAACACACGTTGATAGAATGTGTCATTTTATCCGATTTACGTGAAACTGTCCTCTCTCTCCCTATAAGAGAGGAGCACATATATCATAATCTATCACTCAAGAGAAAGCTCTGTGACTCGAGAATTAGGAAAGAGAGGGAAATCGTTTTCTACAATTGTGCAGCAGAAGGAATCTATGGCAAACAAAGGTtagtaattaattatttttgtaaCTAATGGAATGTGATTATTATGAAGTTCTATGATCTATATATATGTCGAATTATATGTGTTTGAATTATAATTTGTCATGAATCATGTTAAATTTTACATGTGATATCAGAGCTTTCACTTGAGTGATGGATTGTGATATCTGTGCTCCTCTTTTATAGGGAGAGAGAGGACCGTTTCACTTAAATCAGATAAAATGACACGTTCTATCTACGTGTGTTAGTAGTATAAAACCACTCTGACCAATtagatattaaaatattaattaaatatctaATAATAATGTGACACGTGGGCCACAAAACTAACACTATTATGCTGGCTTGGAACTGCATAACGTGAAAAAAAAGTATCACTAATTATTAGATGAGTTCCGTGCATCATTTGGTGCTTTGGGATTAAGAATGAAAAATGAACTGTAGTTTAGTTCAGTGAGTACCTGTTCTTTTAGAAACTCCACTTCGTATCTGGAATATATGGGCTTCCCTGAGATGATTTCTAGTAGCATCACTCCAAAGTCATAACTACCCAACTTGTTTTGATGCTTTTCCCTGAAAatcaattaataataagaaataaATATTGAAGAGACTATTTTCATGAAGAAGCATTTTcttaatgacttcgtatttgaATGTCATACATTCACTTGTACTTATGATAACAAACCTTGCATTCTTGGCCTCCTTGGATCCAAGGAAATTTTGGAGACGATCCTGTCAAATCGAGTAGATTTAGACTGTCAGGTTGTGCAAAGATGATGTGAAGATACAAATTTGGAAAGCTATATTTATTTGTACTTTTTCCGTGTTTTCTGCTAGCAAAGGCAGGTTGTAGCTGCTGATTTTGCGGCTAGGGTTCTGATCCAGTAAAACATCTGTTATTTTCAGATTATCGGAAAAGACACCCGGCATAATTCCTGTGTGAAGGAACTGGATACCCTTTGCTACTCCTGTAGCAGCCGCTATTCGCTGAGCCCAGGTAAGCTTCTGCTCGCGTGTCTGCCAAAAATGACAATGAACTGTGGCTGTTATGTTTATTAATATTTAGCTCTTAACATAAAAACACAGACGGATTCACAAGAATTACGTGTAATAGTTTACCTGATATCCAGCTGCTTAGATTTCCATTTGGCACATATTCAAAGACAAGAATTATCCTGCTCACAGTTGAATCATCCAAATAATACTCAAAGCAGTGCCCAAGAGCACTAACCAGATTGCAATGCCTTAACTTTGAGATCATTTCAATATGATGCATCAAGTACTGCGTGCTGTGGCTTTTCTTCAATTTCAGGCATAGAATTGCCACATTGGAGCCATCCCTTAGTTGACCTCTGTACATCTGAGTCCATGTAGAGGAAGGTCATCACCAACGATGCTGATCattattttagattttgaattgaaaaGATGTTCATTTCTTTCATACGGAAACCAAAAGCAAGTACCTGACCGTGAGATCCTTCTCCCATCGAAGTCGATGTACCAAAATTTTTGGTTCCCTCCTCAAGCTCTTTCAGTGAAAAGGTCCGGCCGGCAGGAAGGGAGGCCAAGTGCTCCTACTTTCATGGCTTGAGTTATGTATCCTATGAggaataaacatataaaattaattaaatcaataaaCTTTCCGGCTAAAAAAAAGATATAGAAAAGAGAGAAATCGCACTTGCATCTTTAAGCAACTTTGAGGTGTATACCGCTGTTACATTTTCTGATACAAGTCTAGGAGGAGATTTTTGTTTTTCGTTCTTGGCAAGAAAATTTCTTGCAACCAGAAATATCGCACCAGCTAAAATGGTTGCCCCAACAACTCCACCAGATATGCCTAAAGCAAGAATAACTTTGAAAGTTTTTTTCCTCTTCTCGGGATGAGGTAAAATTCCAACAGCTAAAGCCTCATTCTTACACACAGAAATTGGGTTTTGAGTTTGATCTCCTGTTGACAAACAATTTCCGGCATACAACACAACCCTTTTTCTTGATCCCGACAACAAGCACCTGGGCAATTTTCCAGTCAACAGATTAGTAGTCAAGTTCACAAAACTAAGTTCGTTACTGCAAGGTAGGTTTTCAACAAGCATGCCTGTGAATTTGTTTTGTGCTAGATCGAGAAAAGTGA from the Primulina tabacum isolate GXHZ01 chromosome 16, ASM2559414v2, whole genome shotgun sequence genome contains:
- the LOC142528876 gene encoding histone-lysine N-methyltransferase SUVR3 — translated: MEEQQSQKAHSSGEAFFQCAAVFFPYLLPVELASISSTCNTLYQIAKLVTARRTSDASRNFENVPIPFLNPIAGDSQPYPYFLYTPTQVLQMKPDLRQPWGSDNESQMCQGHTRPDPFLFRVEGGIDCGCVDKGGICDNCPCTECGPSCMCDFGCGNRMTQGGVSVKLKIVKDDRKGWGLYAAELIPEGKFVCEYTGEIISTKESRQRQQKYDELASNGCLTPALLVVKEHFPSGNVCIRINIDATRIENVARFINHSCDGGNLDTVIVRSTGSLLSRVCFFALREIQENEEISFSYGCFRLKPNGQRCFCDTSYCTGFLPSEHT